A genomic segment from Gavia stellata isolate bGavSte3 chromosome 4, bGavSte3.hap2, whole genome shotgun sequence encodes:
- the LOC104262203 gene encoding homeobox protein NANOG-like has product MSAHLAMPPYLPYPGPVRYGDYYWLSAGSADSVSAEEPPAADALPFRAAKTPSQPDASPASSISGTLIQYTPDSATSPTAERTSPHPSLQKVKEEGEGVVKKGKNRTAFSQEQLQTLHQRFQSQKYLSPQQIRELAAALGLTYKQVKTWFQNQRMKFKRCQKERQWVEKGMYLSQNGFHQAAYLDITPTFHQGFPVSASRNLQAVTNMHQAYGSGQTYGNGQSLYSFMAVEDEGLYGRGGTSYNTQQAMGLLSQQMNFYHGYPADMDYVGLESEDTYVFQSTSDSVAPFSSSPLRHQYQAPWHPLGTQSGYES; this is encoded by the exons ATGAGTGCCCACCTGGCCATGCCGCCCTACCTGCCCTACCCCGGCCCGGTCAGGTACGGAGACTATTACTGGCTCTCTGCAGGGAGCGCGGACAGCGTGTCCGCCGAGGAGCCTCCGGCGGCCGACGCCCTCCCCTTCCGCGCGGCGAAGACGCCCAGCCAGCCAG aTGCCTCTCCGGCTTCCTCCATCTCTGGGACACTCATCCAGTACACCCCTGACTCTGCCACTAGCCCCACCGCAGAGCGCacatctccccatccctctctccAGAAGGTCAAGGAGGAAGGCGAGGGTGTGGTGAAGAAGGGCAAGAACCGCACAGCCTTCTCCCAGGAACAACTGCAAACCCTGCACCAGCGGTTCCAGAGCCAGAAGTACCTCAGCCCCCAGCAGATCCgggagctggctgctgccctggggctcACCTACAAGCAG GTGAAAACATGGTTTCAGAATCAACGGATGAAATTTAAACGTTGCCAGAAGGAGAGACAGTGGGTGGAAAAAGGGATGTATCTATCACAG AACGGGTTCCATCAGGCTGCGTACCTGGATATAACCCCCACGTTTCACCAGGGCTTCCCTGTCAGTGCCAGCAGAAACCTTCAGGCCGTCACCAACATGCACCAGGCTTACGGCAGCGGTCAGACTTATGGGAATGGGCAGAGCCTCTACTCGTTCATGGCTGTGGAGGATGAGGGGCTCTATGGAAGAGGTGGGACAAGCTACAATACCCAGCAAGCCATGGGTTTATTGAGCCAGCAGATGAACTTCTATCACGGCTACCCTGCCGATATGGATTATGTTGGCCTGGAGTCAGAAGACACCTACGTCTTCCAGAGCACCTCTGACAGTGTTGCACCCTTCTCGAGCTCTCCTTTACGGCATCAGTACCAGGCCCCTTGGCATCCCCTGGGGACCCAGAGTGGTTATGAGTCTTAG